From the genome of Tachysurus fulvidraco isolate hzauxx_2018 chromosome 20, HZAU_PFXX_2.0, whole genome shotgun sequence, one region includes:
- the cwc27 gene encoding spliceosome-associated protein CWC27 homolog isoform X2 has translation MSNIYIQEPPTNGKVLIKTSAGDIDVELWSKEAPKACRNFIQLCMEGYYNGTIFHRVVPEFIIQGGDPTGTGTGGESVYGRPFKDEFHSRLRFNRRGLVAMANAGAHDNGSQFFFTLGRADELNNKHTIFGKVTGDTVYNMLRLAEVECDGNERPLKPHKIRSTEVLHSPFDDIILREIRVKKEKHKEEEKKSQSKATKNFSLLSFGEEAEEEEEMVTQVSQTLKGKSKSSHDLLKDDPKLSCVPVVDSKSGSDVSEGADKGQDDEDEDEDEKMRQKEMRARISNKLKKEKVDEEKSEVREEVEKKSSRSEELRKEARQLKRELLAIKQRKDERMKPEEEKNSSDRWGSAEAGTHLHWDTSALGHICFSPTSAPSQPHLSPTSAPPQPHLSPTSAPPQPHLSPTSAPPQPHLSPTSAPSQPHLSPTSAPPQPHLSPTSAPPQPHTWLQFESSEFYFILQFIIFGLFSHTVMCLKGRGLFDCQSESLQEI, from the exons atgagtaatatttatattcaggAGCCACCGACCAACGGAAAG GTTTTAATAAAGACCTCAGCAGGTGATATAGATGTAGAACTTTGGTCTAAAGAAGCTCCTAAAGCCTGCAGGAACTTTATTCAGCTCTGTATGGAag GTTATTACAATGGAACCATTTTCCACCGTGTGGTTCCAGAATTCATCATTCAGGGCGGTGATCCAACTGGTACTGGGACTGGGGGGGAGTCTGTCTATGGCCGTCCCTTTAAG GATGAGTTCCATTCTAGGTTGCGCTTTAACAGGAGAGGTTTGGTAGCGATGGCAAACGCTGGAGCTCATGATAACGGCAGTCAGTTCTTCTTCACTCTGGGTCGAGCTGATGAGCTCAATAACAAACACACGATATTTGGAAAG GTGACAGGGGACACGGTCTACAACATGCTGCGTTTAGCCGAGGTGGAGTGTGATGGTAACGAACGGCCGCTAAAGCCACACAAGATCAGATCTACAGAG GTCTTACATTCTCCCTTTGATGACATCATACTCCGTGAGATACGAGTCAAGAAAGAGAAgcacaaagaagaagaaaagaaatctcAGTCCAAGGCAacaaa GAATTTTAGCTTGCTGTCGTTTGGTGAGGAGgcggaggaggaagaggagatggTGACTCAGGTGAGCCAG ACCCTGAAAGGAAAAAGTAAAAGCAGTCATGACCTTCTGAAGGACGACCCCAAGCTGAGCTGTGTTCCTGTGGTGGACAG caaatCAGGTTCAGATGTTTCAGAG GGAGCTGATAAAGGGCAAGACgacgaggatgaggatgaggatgaaaaaATGAGGCAGAAGGAAATGAGAGCGCGCATCTCTAACAAGCTGAAGAAAGAGAAGGTGGACGAGGAGAAGTCTGAGGTTCGAGAGGAGGTGGAAAAGAAGAGCAGTCGCAG TGAAGAACTCCGTAAGGAAGCTCGTCAGCTGAAGAGGGAACTCCTCGCAATCAAGCAGCGAAAAGATGAGAGGATGAAGCcggaggaggagaagaacagCTCAG ACCGGTGGGGTTCAGCAGAAGCTGGGACAC ATCTGCACTGGGACACATCTGCACTGGGACACATCTGCTTCAGCCCCACCTCAGCCCCATCTCAGCCCCACCTCAGCCCCACCTCAGCCCCACCTCAGCCCCACCTCAGCCCCACCTCAGCCCCACCTCAGCCCCATCTCAGCCCCACCTCAGCCCCACCTCAGCCCCACCTCAGCCCCACCTCAGCCCCATCTCAGCCCCACCTCAGCCCCACCTCAGCCCCACCTCAGCCCCACCTCAGCCCCACCTCAGCCCCACCTCAGCCCCACACATGGCTCCAGTTTGAATCTtctgagttttattttattttacagtttattatttttggattattttcaCATACTGTGATGTGTCttaaggggcggggcttatttGATTGCCAATCAGAAAGTCTACAGGAAATATGA
- the cwc27 gene encoding spliceosome-associated protein CWC27 homolog isoform X1 has product MSNIYIQEPPTNGKVLIKTSAGDIDVELWSKEAPKACRNFIQLCMEGYYNGTIFHRVVPEFIIQGGDPTGTGTGGESVYGRPFKDEFHSRLRFNRRGLVAMANAGAHDNGSQFFFTLGRADELNNKHTIFGKVTGDTVYNMLRLAEVECDGNERPLKPHKIRSTEVLHSPFDDIILREIRVKKEKHKEEEKKSQSKATKNFSLLSFGEEAEEEEEMVTQVSQTLKGKSKSSHDLLKDDPKLSCVPVVDSKSGSDVSEGADKGQDDEDEDEDEKMRQKEMRARISNKLKKEKVDEEKSEVREEVEKKSSRSEELRKEARQLKRELLAIKQRKDERMKPEEEKNSSDRWGSAEAGTHLHWDTSALGHICTGTHLHWDTSALGHICFSPTSAPSQPHLSPTSAPPQPHLSPTSAPPQPHLSPTSAPPQPHLSPTSAPSQPHLSPTSAPPQPHLSPTSAPPQPHTWLQFESSEFYFILQFIIFGLFSHTVMCLKGRGLFDCQSESLQEI; this is encoded by the exons atgagtaatatttatattcaggAGCCACCGACCAACGGAAAG GTTTTAATAAAGACCTCAGCAGGTGATATAGATGTAGAACTTTGGTCTAAAGAAGCTCCTAAAGCCTGCAGGAACTTTATTCAGCTCTGTATGGAag GTTATTACAATGGAACCATTTTCCACCGTGTGGTTCCAGAATTCATCATTCAGGGCGGTGATCCAACTGGTACTGGGACTGGGGGGGAGTCTGTCTATGGCCGTCCCTTTAAG GATGAGTTCCATTCTAGGTTGCGCTTTAACAGGAGAGGTTTGGTAGCGATGGCAAACGCTGGAGCTCATGATAACGGCAGTCAGTTCTTCTTCACTCTGGGTCGAGCTGATGAGCTCAATAACAAACACACGATATTTGGAAAG GTGACAGGGGACACGGTCTACAACATGCTGCGTTTAGCCGAGGTGGAGTGTGATGGTAACGAACGGCCGCTAAAGCCACACAAGATCAGATCTACAGAG GTCTTACATTCTCCCTTTGATGACATCATACTCCGTGAGATACGAGTCAAGAAAGAGAAgcacaaagaagaagaaaagaaatctcAGTCCAAGGCAacaaa GAATTTTAGCTTGCTGTCGTTTGGTGAGGAGgcggaggaggaagaggagatggTGACTCAGGTGAGCCAG ACCCTGAAAGGAAAAAGTAAAAGCAGTCATGACCTTCTGAAGGACGACCCCAAGCTGAGCTGTGTTCCTGTGGTGGACAG caaatCAGGTTCAGATGTTTCAGAG GGAGCTGATAAAGGGCAAGACgacgaggatgaggatgaggatgaaaaaATGAGGCAGAAGGAAATGAGAGCGCGCATCTCTAACAAGCTGAAGAAAGAGAAGGTGGACGAGGAGAAGTCTGAGGTTCGAGAGGAGGTGGAAAAGAAGAGCAGTCGCAG TGAAGAACTCCGTAAGGAAGCTCGTCAGCTGAAGAGGGAACTCCTCGCAATCAAGCAGCGAAAAGATGAGAGGATGAAGCcggaggaggagaagaacagCTCAG ACCGGTGGGGTTCAGCAGAAGCTGGGACACATCTGCACTGGGACACATCTGCACTGGGACACATCTGCACTGGGACACATCTGCACTGGGACACATCTGCACTGGGACACATCTGCTTCAGCCCCACCTCAGCCCCATCTCAGCCCCACCTCAGCCCCACCTCAGCCCCACCTCAGCCCCACCTCAGCCCCACCTCAGCCCCACCTCAGCCCCATCTCAGCCCCACCTCAGCCCCACCTCAGCCCCACCTCAGCCCCACCTCAGCCCCATCTCAGCCCCACCTCAGCCCCACCTCAGCCCCACCTCAGCCCCACCTCAGCCCCACCTCAGCCCCACCTCAGCCCCACACATGGCTCCAGTTTGAATCTtctgagttttattttattttacagtttattatttttggattattttcaCATACTGTGATGTGTCttaaggggcggggcttatttGATTGCCAATCAGAAAGTCTACAGGAAATATGA
- the cwc27 gene encoding spliceosome-associated protein CWC27 homolog isoform X3, translating to MSNIYIQEPPTNGKVLIKTSAGDIDVELWSKEAPKACRNFIQLCMEGYYNGTIFHRVVPEFIIQGGDPTGTGTGGESVYGRPFKDEFHSRLRFNRRGLVAMANAGAHDNGSQFFFTLGRADELNNKHTIFGKVTGDTVYNMLRLAEVECDGNERPLKPHKIRSTEVLHSPFDDIILREIRVKKEKHKEEEKKSQSKATKNFSLLSFGEEAEEEEEMVTQVSQTLKGKSKSSHDLLKDDPKLSCVPVVDSKSGSDVSEGADKGQDDEDEDEDEKMRQKEMRARISNKLKKEKVDEEKSEVREEVEKKSSRSEELRKEARQLKRELLAIKQRKDERMKPEEEKNSSGNRDQLR from the exons atgagtaatatttatattcaggAGCCACCGACCAACGGAAAG GTTTTAATAAAGACCTCAGCAGGTGATATAGATGTAGAACTTTGGTCTAAAGAAGCTCCTAAAGCCTGCAGGAACTTTATTCAGCTCTGTATGGAag GTTATTACAATGGAACCATTTTCCACCGTGTGGTTCCAGAATTCATCATTCAGGGCGGTGATCCAACTGGTACTGGGACTGGGGGGGAGTCTGTCTATGGCCGTCCCTTTAAG GATGAGTTCCATTCTAGGTTGCGCTTTAACAGGAGAGGTTTGGTAGCGATGGCAAACGCTGGAGCTCATGATAACGGCAGTCAGTTCTTCTTCACTCTGGGTCGAGCTGATGAGCTCAATAACAAACACACGATATTTGGAAAG GTGACAGGGGACACGGTCTACAACATGCTGCGTTTAGCCGAGGTGGAGTGTGATGGTAACGAACGGCCGCTAAAGCCACACAAGATCAGATCTACAGAG GTCTTACATTCTCCCTTTGATGACATCATACTCCGTGAGATACGAGTCAAGAAAGAGAAgcacaaagaagaagaaaagaaatctcAGTCCAAGGCAacaaa GAATTTTAGCTTGCTGTCGTTTGGTGAGGAGgcggaggaggaagaggagatggTGACTCAGGTGAGCCAG ACCCTGAAAGGAAAAAGTAAAAGCAGTCATGACCTTCTGAAGGACGACCCCAAGCTGAGCTGTGTTCCTGTGGTGGACAG caaatCAGGTTCAGATGTTTCAGAG GGAGCTGATAAAGGGCAAGACgacgaggatgaggatgaggatgaaaaaATGAGGCAGAAGGAAATGAGAGCGCGCATCTCTAACAAGCTGAAGAAAGAGAAGGTGGACGAGGAGAAGTCTGAGGTTCGAGAGGAGGTGGAAAAGAAGAGCAGTCGCAG TGAAGAACTCCGTAAGGAAGCTCGTCAGCTGAAGAGGGAACTCCTCGCAATCAAGCAGCGAAAAGATGAGAGGATGAAGCcggaggaggagaagaacagCTCAG GTAACCGTGACCAGCTCAGGTAA
- the srek1ip1 gene encoding protein SREK1IP1 — MALPGVNKDNIRAGCKRCGYPGHLTFECRNFVRVDPRKDIVLDVSSTSTEESEEEEQQEVRKEKIFGGSRSKESRKEKHKKRSKEHSHRKAKKRTHSSSDDDADDEDGLRKKKKKKSHKKKGKKEKREKEKRRTKKRKKKHTEVSSSSSSSSNSSSDSSDTD, encoded by the exons ATGGCTCTTCCAG GTGTGAATAAGGACAACATCCGTGCTGGCTGTAAGAGATGTGGCTATC CCGGTCACCTCACGTTCGAGTGTCGTAACTTTGTTCGTGTCGACCCGAGGAAGGACATCGTGCTGGATGTTAGCAGCACCAGCACTGAGGAGAGCGAGGAGGAAGAACAGCAGGAAGTCCGCAAGGAGAAGATATTTGGGGGCAGTCGCTctaaag aATCCCGCAAAGAGAAACATAAAAAGAGGAGTAAAGAACATTCGCACCGAAAGGCAAAGaaaag gactCATTCATCcagtgatgatgatgctgatgatgaagatgggttgagaaagaagaaaaagaagaaaagccaCAAGAAGAAAGGCAAAAAGGaaaagcgagagaaagagaaacggCGTACGAAGAAGCGTAAGAAGAAACATACGGAGGTTTCATCATCGTCATCCTCGTCCTCCAACAGCTCGAGTGACTCCTCAGATACAGATTGA
- the plac8.2 gene encoding placenta associated 8, tandem duplicate 2, with amino-acid sequence MAVTSQPGSLSPSDFQTDLFECCSDCSTCLCGYFCLPCLGCSIARHMGECCLCGLGPAIRSVYRTKYNIKGSMCKDYMIASCCLPCASCQLKRDIDMRKQQGIF; translated from the exons ATGGCAGTAACGTCTCAGCCTGGATCTTTGTCTCCGTCTGACTTCCAGACCGATCTGTTCGAATGCTGTTCTGACTGCTCGACAT gtcTGTGTGGATATTTCTGTCTCCCCTGTCTGGGCTGTTCCATAGCGAGACACATGGGTGAGTGCTGTCTGTGTGGATTAGGACCGGCCATCCGCAGTGTCTACAGAACCAAGTACAACATCAAG GGTTCCATGTGTAAGGACTATATGATCGCGAGCTGCTGCTTGCCGTGTGCGAGCTGCCAGCTGAAGAGAGACATCGACATGAGGAAGCAGCAGGGAATCTTCTGA